The Meles meles chromosome 12, mMelMel3.1 paternal haplotype, whole genome shotgun sequence genome includes a window with the following:
- the LOC123953870 gene encoding uncharacterized protein LOC123953870, with translation MGPPRSAAAFTPSKVSERMPRVGGIVTCDRLTRIGPSARQRRGWDWLKRSGRWRLHAEGGCVRAAAVGQRAGASPAVPAPTGPGRSRRPDPCPLGPAPSPPTFGGGLGVGVAAPGCSVAPPRRPLRPQAAWAARSHSGMEVLDEFDSEFPQSVTFCHLISEEDFERQAATYTERALRRLFRSIDRNPALAERVVRKGKLAEYEGRGLLSFLWAKFFCAVQGELNCCNSMGALEMHQRLEQLKKGIHRVHLYSQDAKKKRRKRKLKKPEPILLRDQSTSPCLPPALLPPPPLPSPATTMASVVAPSPPVYTMPRVFGPFPPLPSKSMEKLEVARSEVKLNWAGLSSNPKRHMVDLTPLVLNPGGFHFSYLAGSSAHKLHCPGFPWTSACCGSPKTKETPLSPVKASIFTPPVLLKFQPVPRPKDDSENDPSSSESVPPKRSP, from the exons ATGGGGCCTCCGCGGAGCGCAGCGGCGTTTACCCCGTCGAAGGTTTCAGAGCGCATGCCCAGAGTGGGGGGCATTGTCACGTGCGACCGCCTCACGCGGATTGGCCCCTCCGCTCGCCAGCGCCGGGGGTGGGATTGGCTAAAGCGGTCGGGGCGGTGGCGGCTGCACGCGGAGGGAGGCTGCGTCCGCGCGGCGGCTGTGGGGCAGAGAGCAGGTGCGTCCCCTGCGGTCCCCGCCCCGACGGGCCCCGGCCGCTCACGGCGACCCGATCCCTGCCCCTTGggacctgccccttcccccccaacGTTCGGGGGCGGGCTCGGGGTGGGGGTCGCCGCGCCTGGATGCTCGGTGGCCCCGCCCCGACGGCCGCTCCGCCCCCAGGCCGCCTGGGCCGCCCGCAGCCACTCTGGGATGGAGGTCCTGGACGAGTTCGACAGCGAGTTTCCCCAGAGTGTGACTTTCTGCCACCTCATCTCCGAGGAGGACTTCGAGAGGCAGGCGGCCACCTACACGGAGCGCGCGCTGCGCCGCCTCTTCCGCAGCATCGACCGCAACCCTGCGCTGGCCGAGAGGGTGGTGCGCAAGGGCAAGCTGGCCGAGTACGAGGGGCGCgggctcctctccttcctctgg GCCAAGTTCTTCTGTGCAGTTCAGGGGGAGCTGAATTGTTGCAACAGCATGGGTGCCCTGGAGATGCACCAGCGCCTAGAGCAGCTGAAGAAGGGGATCCACCGCGTGCACCTCTACTCCCAGG ATGccaagaagaagagaagaaagcgAAAACTGAAGAAACCGGAACCCATCCTCTTGAGAGACCAATCAACCTCCCCATGCCTGCCACCAGCCCTGCTGCCACCTCCCCCACTGCCGTCACCCGCCACCACCATGGCCTCTGTGGTGGCCCCATCGCCTCCTGTCTACACTATGCCTAGGGTCTTTGGTCCCTTCCCTCCGTTGCCCAGCAAGTCG ATGGAGAAGTTGGAGGTTGCAAGGTCAGAAGTGAAACTGAATTGGGCTGGCCTGTCATCGAACCCAAAGAG ACACATGGTTGATCTGACCCCCTTGGTCCTCAATCCCGGAGGCTTCCATTTCTCGTACCTGGCTGGAAGCAGTGCGCACAAGCTCCACTGCCCTGGCTTCCCCTG GACCTCGGCTTGTTGTGGCTCCCCCAAGACCAAAGAGACGCCACTCTCTCCTGTGAAAGCCTCCATCTTCACCCCGCCTGTCTTGCTCAAGTTCCAGCCTGTGCCAAGACCCAAAGATGACTCTGAGAACGACCCCAGCAGCTCAGAGTCTGTGCCTCCCAAGAGGAGCCCATAA
- the SDF2L1 gene encoding stromal cell-derived factor 2-like protein 1, with protein sequence MWSAGRGRAAGPALLGLLLTLLVPNSGAAKTGAGLVTCGSVLKLFNTQHRVRLHSHDIKYGSGSGQQSVTGVEASDDANSYWRIRGGSEGGCPRGVPVRCGQAVRLTHVLTGKNLHTHHFPSPLSNNQEVSAFGEDGEGDDLDLWTVRCSGQHWERETAVRFQHVGTSVFLSVTGEQYGSPIRGQHEVHGMSSANTHNTWKAMEGIFIKPSVDPSAGHDEL encoded by the exons ATGTGGAGCGCGGGCCGCGGCAGAGCTGCCGGACCGGCGCTCCTAGGGCTGCTGCTGACGCTCTTGGTGCCGAACAGCGGTGCCGCCAAGACCGGCGCAGGGCTCGTGACCTGCGGGTCGGTGCTGAAGCTGTTCAACACGCAGCACAGGGTGCGGCTGCACTCGCACGACATCAAATACGGATCCG GCAGCGGCCAACAGTCAGTGACTGGCGTGGAGGCGTCTGACGACGCCAATAGCTACTGGCGGATCCGCGGTGGCTCGGAGGGCGGGTGCCCGCGCGGGGTCCCGGTGCGCTGCGGGCAGGCGGTTCGGCTCACGCACGTGCTAACCGGCAAGAACCTGCACACGCACCACTTTCCGTCGCCGCTGTCCAACAACCAG GAGGTGAGCGCCTTTGGGGAGGACGGCGAGGGTGACGACCTGGATCTGTGGACAGTGCGCTGCTCAGGGCAGCACTGGGAGCGAGAGACTGCTGTGCGCTTCCAGCACGTGGGCACCTCTGTGTTCCTGTCTGTCACTGGAGAGCAGTATGGAAGCCCCATCCGTGGGCAGCACGAAGTGCATGGCATGTCCAGCGCCAACACACACAATACGTGGAAGGCCATGGAAGGCATCTTCATCAAGCCCAGCGTGGATCCCTCCGCAGGTCACGATGAACTCTGA